A genomic segment from Klebsiella africana encodes:
- a CDS encoding ABC transporter permease, translating into MSQITLKTPAPAEPTASSPLAWLSRAGFGVITLLAIALFGWANPVFLTVDNWANLLQGSAILLIVAMAMTLIVSAGAIDLSVGVALDFGAAFALVALKTWHLPWQAAVGCALLGGVLIGLLNAFLILICRIRPFLATLGTWFIASSAERIYTDGGGAIAYRRMAPEYHDLAVGNLGGIPTPVVIVLALWLVAWLVTERTLWGKYVRAIGQNSEAARIAGIRDRLTMLGVLVAASALCAVGGVILSANLRQFTPLAGQSYLMDAIAAVFIGTAFNRLGRVSILGTLGGVLFLAIIDNGLNLMGLNYLVKDALVGVILVVALALSFWQARLRQTHR; encoded by the coding sequence ATGAGCCAAATCACCCTGAAAACCCCTGCGCCGGCAGAACCGACGGCCAGCAGCCCGCTGGCCTGGCTGTCGCGGGCCGGATTTGGCGTCATCACCCTGCTGGCCATCGCCCTGTTTGGCTGGGCGAATCCGGTATTTTTAACCGTGGATAACTGGGCCAACCTGCTGCAGGGCAGCGCGATCCTGCTGATTGTGGCGATGGCGATGACCCTGATCGTCAGCGCCGGGGCGATTGATCTGTCGGTGGGCGTCGCGCTCGATTTCGGCGCCGCCTTCGCCCTCGTCGCCCTGAAAACCTGGCATCTGCCGTGGCAGGCCGCGGTGGGCTGCGCCCTGCTTGGCGGGGTGCTGATTGGCCTGCTCAATGCCTTTCTGATCCTCATCTGCCGGATCCGTCCCTTCCTCGCCACGCTCGGCACCTGGTTTATCGCCAGCAGCGCCGAGCGCATCTATACCGACGGCGGCGGCGCGATAGCCTATCGGCGGATGGCGCCGGAGTATCACGACCTGGCGGTGGGCAACCTTGGTGGGATCCCCACGCCGGTGGTGATTGTGCTGGCGCTGTGGCTGGTGGCCTGGCTGGTCACCGAGCGCACCCTGTGGGGCAAATATGTCCGCGCCATCGGCCAGAACAGCGAAGCGGCGCGTATCGCCGGGATCCGCGATCGCCTGACCATGCTCGGCGTGCTGGTGGCCGCCTCGGCGCTCTGCGCCGTCGGCGGGGTGATCCTCTCCGCCAACCTGCGGCAGTTTACCCCACTGGCCGGGCAGTCTTATCTGATGGACGCCATTGCGGCGGTGTTTATCGGCACCGCCTTTAACCGTCTGGGCCGGGTCAGCATCCTCGGCACCCTCGGCGGCGTGCTGTTCCTTGCCATTATTGATAATGGCCTGAACCTGATGGGGCTCAATTATCTGGTGAAGGACGCGCTGGTCGGCGTGATACTGGTGGTGGCCCTCGCCCTTTCCTTCTGGCAGGCGCGCCTGCGCCAAACGCATCGCTAA
- a CDS encoding ABC transporter permease, whose amino-acid sequence MSTAIQRRGRPGLATLIEKFPLILFLALLVWLSVQSPYFLSWQNISLMLVQSVPLAILCFGLVCVIAVGGDDVVSGGIDLSLPATAVLGVALLSLGLAEWHTPYLLLLALLAAVCLLCGAINGSLVLAAGLPPLLATLSTSVAFTGLTDLLTGQRRIAVSDPLMVAFRDNSVLGLPWPLIYLLGVFILFQFLLHHSRFGQHVQAVGGNRDMAQMSGLNVRRLTLQVWLLAGIAAGLAILPLLSQGSGSSSGTATPLLLETVLATFIGAAFSRRRVVTIWGALLGAILVNALSNGLGLLGVNIFWMGAIKGGLILVVLAASAVRHKGGEA is encoded by the coding sequence ATGAGTACCGCTATCCAGCGTCGCGGCCGTCCGGGCCTGGCGACGCTGATTGAAAAATTCCCCCTGATTCTGTTTCTGGCGCTGCTGGTGTGGCTGAGCGTGCAGTCGCCCTACTTCCTCAGCTGGCAAAATATCAGCCTGATGCTGGTCCAGAGCGTTCCGCTGGCGATCCTCTGTTTTGGTCTGGTCTGCGTTATCGCCGTGGGCGGGGATGACGTGGTCTCCGGCGGCATCGACCTCTCCCTGCCGGCGACGGCGGTGCTCGGCGTCGCGCTGCTCAGCCTCGGGCTGGCCGAATGGCACACGCCGTATCTCCTGCTGCTGGCGCTGCTGGCGGCGGTTTGTCTGCTGTGCGGGGCGATCAACGGCTCGCTGGTGCTGGCGGCCGGCCTGCCGCCGCTGCTGGCCACCCTCTCGACCTCGGTGGCGTTTACCGGCCTGACAGACCTGCTGACCGGCCAGCGGCGCATCGCGGTCAGCGATCCGCTGATGGTCGCCTTTCGCGATAACAGCGTGCTGGGCCTGCCCTGGCCGCTGATTTACCTGCTGGGGGTATTTATCCTGTTCCAGTTCCTGCTCCACCACTCCCGCTTCGGCCAGCATGTGCAGGCGGTGGGCGGCAATCGCGATATGGCGCAGATGAGCGGCCTGAACGTGCGCCGCTTGACCCTGCAGGTCTGGCTGTTAGCAGGTATCGCCGCCGGGCTGGCTATTCTGCCGCTGCTCAGCCAGGGCTCCGGCAGCTCCAGCGGGACGGCCACGCCGCTGCTGCTGGAGACCGTGCTGGCGACCTTTATCGGCGCCGCCTTCTCGCGCCGTCGGGTGGTCACCATCTGGGGCGCACTGCTGGGGGCGATTCTGGTCAACGCCCTCTCTAACGGGCTCGGTCTGCTGGGGGTCAATATCTTCTGGATGGGCGCCATTAAAGGCGGCTTGATCCTGGTGGTGCTGGCGGCATCGGCGGTCAGACACAAAGGAGGCGAGGCATGA
- a CDS encoding carbohydrate kinase family protein: protein MATFDAVFVGLTILDIAGRPVVAIPPRGGVAFIEQIRLNPAGTAAGANINAAKLGIRTAAVACLGEDEKADFILASYARLGIDCSLIQRTALKETSATILPIRPNGERPALHCRGASDALFVSEAEFDAILDCRFLHHGGTGLLAAMDQGQSARLLQAAKARGVTTSFDLIAPNEDTLELLRPLLPSVDYFMPSLEEAAFLSGETQPEAIGRFFLALGVGTCILKDGENGSWLIGRDGALEHIAPWPVEAVDTTGCGDSYCGGFIAALARGLSVKAACDVASAVAALVATGMGSDAGVVDWEQTQAFMAAHRP, encoded by the coding sequence ATGGCAACCTTTGACGCCGTGTTTGTCGGCCTGACTATTCTGGATATCGCCGGGCGCCCGGTGGTGGCGATCCCGCCGCGCGGCGGCGTCGCCTTTATTGAGCAAATTCGCCTCAACCCCGCCGGCACCGCCGCCGGGGCCAATATTAACGCCGCGAAGCTGGGGATCCGCACCGCAGCGGTGGCCTGCCTGGGCGAAGATGAAAAGGCCGACTTTATCCTCGCCAGCTATGCCCGGCTGGGCATCGACTGCTCGCTTATCCAGCGCACCGCGCTGAAGGAGACCTCGGCGACGATCCTGCCGATTCGCCCCAACGGCGAGCGTCCGGCTCTACACTGCCGGGGCGCATCCGACGCCCTGTTCGTCAGTGAAGCGGAATTTGACGCCATCCTCGACTGTCGTTTCCTCCATCACGGCGGGACCGGGCTGCTGGCGGCAATGGATCAGGGACAGAGCGCGCGGCTGTTGCAGGCGGCCAAAGCGCGCGGAGTCACCACCAGCTTTGACCTTATCGCCCCGAATGAAGACACCCTCGAACTACTGCGGCCCCTGTTGCCGTCGGTGGATTATTTCATGCCTTCGCTGGAGGAAGCCGCCTTTCTCTCCGGAGAGACGCAGCCGGAGGCCATCGGCCGCTTCTTCCTGGCGCTCGGCGTGGGCACCTGCATTCTGAAAGACGGCGAGAACGGCTCCTGGCTTATCGGCCGCGATGGCGCACTGGAGCATATTGCGCCGTGGCCGGTCGAGGCGGTGGATACCACCGGCTGCGGCGACAGCTACTGCGGCGGGTTTATTGCCGCGCTGGCGCGCGGACTCAGCGTGAAAGCAGCGTGTGACGTCGCCTCAGCGGTGGCCGCGCTGGTGGCGACCGGGATGGGATCGGATGCCGGGGTGGTGGACTGGGAACAGACCCAGGCTTTTATGGCGGCGCATCGCCCCTGA